The window CGAAGAACAGGAGGCGCTGCTTCTGAGAATACTGGAGCTGCATCAGATAGCGAACGAATATGAATCTGAGATCACACCGGAAATGGTGGAGAGGTATATGCTGTCCGTCAGATCGAATTCTGAGTCGGTGAGCCCGAGAATCCTTTCCAGAGATTTCATCGCGCTGCTGAACGTCTTGCGCGCCTATCCCGACAAAAATTTCGATGGCCTCTTGGAAGGAAGATCCGTAGAGACGGACACCGGGCAAGAATTCATCTAAGGTGTGATGCGGCCCGCCCGTGGCTTTGGGCCGCCCCATCACCTTTCCTATCATCTGCCGGAATGGGCGCGCCGCCGGCATCCGTTTCCGGATGGATGTTCAAATGCATAGTTTTAAATAATAGTGATTTTGAAAGGGGTTGCCCGCAAAAGATTCAGAGCCCAAGGATCGCTCCATCCTTTCTTTGTTCGATTCGATAATTCTTCATTTAATGTTATTGTTCAACTATTTTTAATAATATTTTACCAGAATATCCATCTAATAAATGATAAGACTCGACCGTCTTCAAGCTGCAAAGAACCTGCATCATTCATAGCTCAGATCTCGTTATTTCGGGATAAATATTGATGCGTCACTATAATCATATATCATATGGATTCTTTATTCCCTAAGACATTTATGCAATATTTAATTATTAATTTTAATAATAAATATCTGTTATTTATATAAAATTAATATTATTCTAAATTAAATAAAAATAAAATGATAAAATATTAAATATCCATTTCTAATGACTGTTTAATAGTTATTATCTAAATAATATATTATGTAAAATATTCTAATCTAATCTTTATATTATTTAAAACAATACTATAATAGGTGAGATTAACCTACTATTTTAAATATGATAAGATAACACGAAAAATCAAAAATGAGTATGATTAAATATGATATGATCGAACTATCGACCTTTATAGAAACTTATATATACTGATGATGTGATGTATAGTTCGCCGATGAGTCAAAGACTCGGAAGCACTCAACGCAAAGTGATTTGCGTATAGGGAGGAAACAAAAATGGCTAATGAAGAAATTATTGCGAATCTTAGAAAGTCGGTAGAAACCTGGGACTTCAAGCTGGCCCAGTCTGCAACCCAAGAAGCGATCGACGCTGGAATGTCGGTCGGAGAGATCATCGGAGAAGGACTCGGAAAGGGAATGGAAACCATCGGAATCAGGTTCGACAAGGCGGAGATCTACCTCCCCCAGGTCGTCGCAGCTTCCAAGGCAATGGAGGCCGCACTGAACGTCCTCAAGCCCCTCATGGAATCCGGATCCGGATCGCTCAAGGGAACCGTTGTTATGGGAACTGTCGAGGGAGACATCCACGAAATCGGAAAGAACGTTTGCTGCGCTATGCTCAGAGGCGCGGGCTACAACGTCATCGACCTTGGACCTGATGTGTCCGCTATGGACTTCATGGACGCCGCAGAGGAGAACGACGCTCAGGTTTGCGGAGGATCTGCCCTCATGACCACCACCCTCGAAGCTCAGAGAGAGCTCGTTGAGACCATCAAGGAAATGGACGCCCCCTACAAGGCAATATTCGGAGGAGCACCCTGCAGCCAGGAATGGTGCGACCAGATAGGTGCCGACGGATATTCCGAAACTGCGAATGAAATAATTGGGCTCGTTGACAGACTTACTGGAAACTGATTCGAGGTGTGAAAAAATGGCAGCAACAAGATTCCTCACCGTTACCGACGTTTACGAGAGATTCATCAAGGGAAAGAAGGTCCCCGAAGCAGATTGGGATTACAAGATCATTCCCGGAAACGCTACGGCTCTGAAAGAGAAGTACAACATCAAAATCGACACCTTCATTCCCGAAGACAAAGACCAGAAAGACGCTCTGTTCCAGGCAGGACTGGAGATGCTCGTCGAGACTGGTTACTACTGTCAGGATCTCGGCCGCGTCATGAAAGTGACGGAAGAAGAGGTCTTCGAAGGCATCAAGAGGGCTCCCAAGAAGCTCATACTCGGTGAGGGAAGGGACATCGCCAGGTTCTACCCCAGGCGCGGAAACTCACCTGTCAAACCGATCATTCAGGGAGGACCTACCGGATCCCCTCTGTCCGAGGACTACTTCGTGAAGATCATGCAGTCCTACGCCCAGGAGGGTATCGTAGATGACTTGGTCAACGGCGTCATGACTACCGTCGAAGGAAAACCCGCCAAGAGCAAGACCCCTTGGGAAATCCGTGCGACCATGCAAGAACTGAGAGCCACCAAAGAGGCAAGGACCAGAGCTCAGAGACCTGGACTCGGCGTCTAGGGACCTGAGACGCCTCTGTCCGAGGCCGCTAGGCTGGTCGCGGACTGTCCTTCCGCAGGGCACAGGATCACCGATGCCCACGAATGCTCCCAGCTGAATGAGCTCAAAATGGATATGACCGGGCTTAACATGCTCGCAGGATGGACCGTCTCCGGAGACACCATCATGGTCGAGCAGATGCCTATCTTCGGCGGATATACCGGCGGAGTCGAAGAGACCGCGATCTGCGATGTCGCAACCACGCTCGCATCTTTCGCGCTGTTCTCCGGGAACTTCCACCTGGACGGCCCTATCCACATCAGGTGGGGAACGACCATGGCCAAAGAGACCTTGCAGGTCGCAGGATGGGCATGCGCCGCTGTCGACGCCAACACAGACCTCCTGCTTGCCAACCAATACTACCCGATAGCAGGACCCTGCACGGAGATGTGTCTCCTCGAGACTGCCGCCCAGGCCATCAACGACACCGCCTCCGGAAGAGAGCTCCTCTCCGGATCTGCAGCAGCAAAAGGTGTCGTCCAAGACAAGACCACCGGAATGGAAGCCAGGATGATGGGTAACGCCGC of the Candidatus Methanomethylophilaceae archaeon genome contains:
- a CDS encoding cobalamin-dependent protein (Presence of a B(12) (cobalamin)-binding domain implies dependence on cobalamin itself, in one of its several forms, or in some unusual lineages, dependence on a cobalamin-like analog.), which produces MANEEIIANLRKSVETWDFKLAQSATQEAIDAGMSVGEIIGEGLGKGMETIGIRFDKAEIYLPQVVAASKAMEAALNVLKPLMESGSGSLKGTVVMGTVEGDIHEIGKNVCCAMLRGAGYNVIDLGPDVSAMDFMDAAEENDAQVCGGSALMTTTLEAQRELVETIKEMDAPYKAIFGGAPCSQEWCDQIGADGYSETANEIIGLVDRLTGN